From the genome of Nicotiana sylvestris chromosome 2, ASM39365v2, whole genome shotgun sequence, one region includes:
- the LOC104223849 gene encoding dehydrin Xero 1-like, with the protein MSHYENQYSAGQALQTDEYGNPIRQTDEYGNPIHHTGGTMGDYGTTGTGGAYGTHAGSGAGHTTGILGGEHRPGHEHGTLGGMLHRSGSSSSSSSEDDGQGGRRKKKGMKEKIKEKLPGGHKDDQTHSTATTTTTGYGMEGEHHHEKKGIMDKIKEKLPGHHGPGHH; encoded by the exons ATGTCGCACTACGAGAACCAATATAGTGCAGGCCAGGCCCTGCAGACGGATGAATATGGCAATCCCATCCGCCAAACTGACGAATACGGGAACCCAATCCATCACACTGGAGGTACCATGGGAGACTATGGAACCACCGGAACAGGAGGTGCCTATGGAACTCACGCCGGTAGTGGCGCCGGCCACACCACTGGCATACTTGGTGGGGAACATCGTCCCGGCCATGAGCACGGTACTCTCGGTGGCATGCTCCACCGTTCTGGCAGCTCCAGCTCCAGCTCT TCGGAGGATGATGGACAAGGCggaagaaggaagaagaaagggATGAAGGAGAAGATTAAGGAGAAATTGCCAGGAGGTCACAAAGACGATCAGACCCATTCAACTGCAACAACTACGACTACGGGTTATGGTATGGAAGGGGAGCATCATCATGAGAAGAAGGGAATTATGGACAAGATTAAGGAGAAGCTTCCTGGCCACCATGGCCCTGGCCACCACTAG